CAGAAGAAAGAGCAATCTTATCTGAATTTTCATAGGCAATCCAATTGTAGAGAAAAATTATAGCACCAAGAATGATAATTCCTGTGGTTCCCCAGTTAAAATACCAAACAAAAAAATAACCGATGAGAAAGAGAATTAATGAAAATACAAAAAGGAAGAAATAAGTTTTCCTTACATTTTCACTCTGTAATTCATAAAGAGTCTTATTTGCCATAAATATCACCTAACTAAAATTGAACTTTTACGGGACCCCTTGCCTCCTCTTCAATTGGGTAGTATTCTTTTGGAGTAAGATTCATCAATCTTGCAACAAACACATCAGGGATTCTTTGCTGCTTTGCGTTATACTGCATTACAACATCATTATAGAATTGCCTTGCAAAAGCAATTTTATTCTCAGTGTTTGCAAGTTCTTCTTGGAGTTTCAAAAAGTTCTCATTTGCCTTTAACTCAGGATAGTTCTCTGCAACGGCAAAAAGTGTTTTAAGGGTTTGGGTGATTTGGTTGTTTGTTTCTCCAATGTCTTTAACGGATTGAGCACCTAATGCCTTTGCACGTAGTTCGCCAAGTTTTTCAAAGATCTCTTTTTCATGTGCTGCATATCCTTTTACAGTCTCTACAAGATTTGGAATAAGGTCGTATCTTCTTTTTAATTGCACATCAACTTGAGCCCAAGCATTTTCAACACGGTTTTTAAGGGTAATAAATCCATTATAAATACCCACAAACCACAAAACTAAAATTGCTAAAACTACTAAAAAAATTATTAGTCCCATTTTTTACCTCCTTAATTAATTATGATAACAGTTTTTTTACTTCTGTCAATGAAACAAATTTTAAGATTTTCCTTACAAACCTTTTTTTGCCTCCACTTCTATTTGCCTCATAAACAGTTCTTTACTCATCCCAGTAAACTTAAGAAAGAGGTTAGTAAGCTGTTCACTATATAAATCCATTCCTTTTACAAGAAAAGCTGAAAGCACTCTTAATAAGGTCTTAGATAAATCCTTGTCCCTATCTAAACCTAAAGACAAGATTTTGTCGTTTAACTTTATAAAAATTAAAGAAATCCCAAGGGCTATAAATTCCCGTTTAATTATTCCCATTTTCGTAAGACTTTTAGAAAATTCCTGAAATTTCTTCTCAAACTCTTCATCAAATTCTGAAGAAAGTGTAGTCTCTACCATACTAAGCCATCTATCCCTTATCTCAAAAAATGAGATATTAGTTTGCTGAATCGCTTTTACAACTTCCGGACTTTTTGAAAACGCATCGGCTATTTCATTTGCAATT
This genomic window from Caldisericaceae bacterium contains:
- a CDS encoding LemA family protein; the protein is MGLIIFLVVLAILVLWFVGIYNGFITLKNRVENAWAQVDVQLKRRYDLIPNLVETVKGYAAHEKEIFEKLGELRAKALGAQSVKDIGETNNQITQTLKTLFAVAENYPELKANENFLKLQEELANTENKIAFARQFYNDVVMQYNAKQQRIPDVFVARLMNLTPKEYYPIEEEARGPVKVQF